A stretch of DNA from Spiroplasma endosymbiont of Nebria brevicollis:
AATCTTTAATAATCATCTTTAATTTCGTTAATTACTTTTTTAACTTTACTAATATTTTTATTCAACTCATAGTCTTTTTGAATTTGAGAAATAATATGGAATGAATAGGCTAAAGTAGTGGGTGAACAAATCCAAACTCGTTCACGAAATGAAACATCAAA
This window harbors:
- the rmuC gene encoding DNA recombination protein RmuC, with amino-acid sequence MIPDFCYTPEIFDVSFRERVWICSPTTLAYSFHIISQIQKDYELNKNISKVKKVINEIKDDY